Proteins encoded together in one Mycobacterium simiae window:
- a CDS encoding DAK2 domain-containing protein: MGNPDRLLDAPALRDWAHTAVSDLITHIDEINRLNVFPVADSDTGANMLFTMRSALAEANAGGGADGGSGCVARTASALSVGALNGARGNSGVILSQILRGIADVTATAAAEAGGELPHLDAPLLGAALQRGVELVIASMGGEEVPGTIVSVLRAAAQAVEECANDGLAAAVTAAGDAAVVALEKTPEQLEVLADAGAVDAGGRGLLVLLDALRSTVTGPPPIRTVYELSPRAQPVPAGAERPAPQFEVMYALAGCDARTADRLRQRLEELGESVAIATDSTKSSSSYSVHVHTDDAGAAVEAGLAAGRLSRIVISALSSGAVGLPAGSWTRERAVVAVVDGDGAAALFAGEGAHVLRLDRQGSDQATTVSAHQLMRAVVDTGAAQVMVLPNGYVAAEELVAGCTAAIGWGIDVVPIPTGSMVQGLAALAVHETDRQAVDDGYTMARAAGSARCGSVRIAAESALTWAGRCQPGDGLGIAGDEVLIVADDVTGAAIGLLDLLLASGGDLVTVLVGAGVLTSSGAAVTDVLQQHVHDHHPGTELVTYRTGHRGDALLIGVE; the protein is encoded by the coding sequence GTGGGCAATCCGGATCGTCTGCTCGATGCGCCGGCGCTGCGGGACTGGGCCCACACTGCCGTCAGCGACCTGATCACGCATATCGACGAGATCAACCGCCTCAACGTGTTCCCGGTCGCCGACTCCGACACCGGGGCGAACATGCTGTTCACCATGCGTTCCGCGCTGGCCGAGGCCAACGCGGGCGGCGGCGCCGACGGCGGCTCCGGCTGCGTGGCCCGGACCGCGTCCGCCCTGTCGGTGGGCGCGCTGAACGGCGCCCGCGGCAATTCCGGGGTGATTCTGTCGCAAATCCTGCGCGGCATCGCCGACGTCACCGCGACCGCGGCCGCCGAAGCCGGCGGCGAACTGCCGCACCTGGACGCCCCGTTGCTCGGTGCGGCGTTGCAGCGCGGGGTTGAGTTGGTGATCGCCTCGATGGGGGGTGAGGAGGTTCCCGGCACCATCGTCTCGGTGCTACGGGCCGCCGCCCAGGCCGTCGAGGAGTGCGCCAACGACGGCTTGGCCGCGGCGGTCACCGCTGCCGGCGACGCGGCGGTCGTCGCCCTGGAGAAGACGCCCGAGCAGCTCGAAGTGCTGGCTGACGCCGGTGCCGTGGACGCCGGCGGACGTGGCTTGCTGGTCCTATTGGATGCGTTGCGCTCGACGGTCACCGGGCCGCCGCCCATCCGCACGGTCTATGAACTGTCGCCGCGCGCGCAGCCAGTGCCCGCCGGAGCCGAGCGGCCCGCGCCGCAGTTCGAGGTGATGTACGCGCTGGCCGGTTGTGACGCCCGCACCGCCGACCGGCTGCGGCAGCGGCTCGAAGAACTGGGTGAATCGGTGGCGATCGCGACGGATTCAACGAAGTCCTCGAGCAGCTACTCGGTGCACGTACATACCGACGACGCCGGTGCCGCGGTCGAAGCGGGTTTGGCGGCCGGGCGGCTGAGCCGGATCGTGATTTCCGCGCTGAGTTCCGGCGCGGTCGGACTGCCGGCGGGCAGCTGGACCCGGGAGCGGGCGGTGGTGGCCGTGGTCGACGGGGACGGCGCGGCCGCGCTGTTCGCCGGCGAGGGGGCGCACGTGCTGCGACTGGACCGGCAGGGGAGTGACCAGGCCACGACCGTGAGCGCCCACCAGCTGATGCGGGCCGTCGTCGACACCGGGGCCGCCCAGGTGATGGTGCTGCCCAATGGGTACGTGGCCGCCGAAGAGCTGGTCGCCGGCTGCACCGCGGCGATCGGTTGGGGCATCGACGTGGTGCCGATACCGACGGGGTCGATGGTGCAGGGCCTCGCCGCGTTGGCCGTGCACGAAACGGATCGCCAGGCCGTCGACGACGGCTACACGATGGCCCGCGCCGCCGGCAGTGCCCGCTGCGGCTCGGTGCGCATCGCCGCCGAGAGCGCGCTGACTTGGGCCGGCCGCTGCCAGCCGGGCGACGGCTTGGGCATCGCCGGCGACGAGGTGCTCATCGTCGCCGACGACGTGACCGGGGCGGCGATCGGCCTGCTCGACCTGCTGCTGGCCTCGGGTGGTGATCTGGTGACGGTGCTGGTCGGCGCCGGGGTGCTGACTTCGAGCGGCGCGGCGGTGACCGACGTGCTGCAGCAGCACGTACACGATCACCATCCGGGCACCGAGCTGGTGACCTACCGCACCGGGCATCGGGGGGACGCGCTGTTGATCGGGGTCGAGTAG
- a CDS encoding HNH endonuclease family protein, with protein sequence MNRRALLWLSLAAVVAVLVAYQTLDSTAAKHTEITARAGVPTVAPGIDVLAGVAVLPQRAHRYDYRRAAFGDAWDDDNDAPGGHNGCDTRDDILDRDLVDKTFVSIKRCPAAVATGILHDPYTNTTIAFRRGAKVGESVQIDHIVPLAYAWDMGAFGWPDSQRRRFGNDPANLLAVQGQANQDKGDQPPALWMPPNTAFACQYAMQFVAVLRGYQLPVDQPSADVLRRAAQTCPRS encoded by the coding sequence ATGAACCGCCGGGCGCTGCTGTGGCTGTCGCTGGCCGCGGTGGTCGCGGTGCTGGTCGCCTATCAAACGCTGGACTCCACGGCGGCCAAGCACACCGAGATCACCGCCCGCGCCGGCGTGCCCACGGTGGCGCCCGGCATCGACGTGTTGGCCGGTGTTGCGGTGCTGCCGCAGCGGGCCCACCGCTACGACTATCGTCGGGCGGCCTTCGGCGACGCCTGGGACGATGACAACGACGCTCCCGGCGGCCACAACGGCTGTGACACCCGCGACGACATTCTGGACCGCGATCTCGTCGACAAGACCTTCGTGTCGATCAAGCGGTGTCCCGCCGCCGTGGCCACCGGCATCCTGCACGACCCGTACACCAACACCACCATCGCCTTCCGGCGCGGCGCCAAGGTCGGCGAATCGGTGCAGATCGACCACATCGTCCCGCTCGCCTACGCCTGGGACATGGGGGCTTTCGGCTGGCCGGACTCGCAGCGACGGCGCTTCGGCAACGACCCAGCCAATCTGCTGGCCGTGCAGGGTCAGGCTAATCAGGACAAGGGCGATCAGCCGCCGGCGCTGTGGATGCCGCCGAACACGGCGTTCGCCTGCCAATACGCGATGCAGTTCGTCGCGGTGCTGCGCGGCTATCAGCTACCCGTGGACCAGCCGTCGGCGGACGTGTTGCGCCGGGCTGCTCAGACGTGCCCCAGGAGTTGA
- a CDS encoding D-alanine--D-alanine ligase family protein, which yields MSPKRVRVAIVFGGRSNEHAISCVSAGSILRNLDPQRFEVVAIGITPEGSWVLTDGDPDALAITNRRLPGVTVASGTELALPADPRRSGQLVSLSTGAGEVLGSVDVVFPVLHGPYGEDGTIQGLLELAGVPYVGAGVLSSAVGMDKEFTKKLLAAAGLPVGAHAVLRPSQPTLPPHECERLGLPVFVKPARGGSSIGVNRVTNWDELAAAVADARRHDPKVIVEAAINGRELECGVLEMPDGTIEASTVGEIRVAGVRGREDGFYDFATKYLDDAAELDVPAKVDDDIADTVRQLAIRAFNAIDCQGLARVDFFLTDDGPVINEVNTMPGFTTISMFPRMWAASGVDYPTLLATMVETALARGVGLR from the coding sequence GTGTCACCCAAGCGGGTGCGCGTGGCGATCGTCTTCGGCGGACGCAGCAACGAGCATGCGATCTCGTGCGTGTCCGCGGGCAGCATCTTGCGCAACCTCGATCCGCAGCGATTCGAGGTCGTCGCGATCGGCATCACGCCCGAAGGCTCATGGGTGCTTACCGACGGCGACCCGGACGCGCTGGCGATCACCAACCGGCGACTGCCCGGGGTGACGGTGGCCTCGGGCACCGAGTTGGCATTGCCGGCCGATCCGCGACGCAGCGGCCAGTTGGTGTCCTTGTCGACCGGGGCCGGTGAAGTTCTGGGGTCGGTCGACGTGGTGTTCCCGGTGCTGCACGGTCCCTACGGCGAAGACGGCACCATCCAAGGACTGCTCGAATTGGCGGGTGTGCCCTATGTCGGTGCCGGGGTGCTGTCCAGCGCGGTCGGGATGGACAAGGAGTTCACCAAGAAGCTGCTTGCCGCCGCGGGACTTCCGGTTGGGGCGCACGCGGTGCTGCGGCCGTCGCAACCGACGCTGCCGCCTCACGAGTGCGAGCGGCTCGGCTTGCCCGTGTTCGTCAAACCCGCTCGCGGTGGTTCCTCGATCGGCGTCAACCGGGTGACGAATTGGGACGAGCTGGCCGCCGCGGTCGCCGACGCCCGGCGCCATGATCCGAAGGTGATCGTGGAGGCCGCGATCAACGGACGCGAGCTGGAATGCGGCGTGCTCGAAATGCCGGACGGCACAATAGAAGCCAGCACGGTCGGCGAGATCCGGGTGGCGGGGGTGCGAGGACGCGAGGACGGCTTCTACGACTTCGCGACCAAATACCTCGACGACGCAGCCGAATTGGATGTTCCCGCCAAGGTCGACGACGACATCGCCGACACCGTACGGCAATTAGCGATCCGGGCCTTCAATGCCATCGATTGCCAGGGCCTGGCCCGGGTCGACTTCTTCCTGACCGACGACGGGCCGGTGATCAACGAGGTCAACACGATGCCCGGGTTCACCACAATCTCGATGTTTCCGAGGATGTGGGCGGCCAGCGGCGTGGACTATCCCACCCTGCTGGCGACGATGGTCGAGACCGCGTTGGCCCGGGGCGTCGGCCTGCGCTAA
- a CDS encoding uracil-DNA glycosylase, with translation MTARPLHELVEPGWAAALEPVADQVTRMGQFLREEIAAGRRYLPAGPNVLRAFTFPFDEVRVLIVGQDPYPTPGHAVGLSFSVAPDVRPLPRSLSNIFDEYSADLGHPRPGCGDLTPWAQRGVLLLNRVLTVRPSNPASHRGKGWEPVTECAIRALVARSRPLVAILWGRDASTLKPILAEGNCVAIESPHPSPLSASRGFFGSRPFSRANELLTGMGAEPIDWRLP, from the coding sequence ATGACTGCGCGTCCGTTACATGAACTCGTGGAGCCGGGCTGGGCTGCGGCGCTGGAGCCGGTCGCCGACCAGGTGACTCGGATGGGGCAGTTCCTGCGAGAGGAAATCGCGGCGGGCCGTCGGTATCTGCCCGCCGGTCCGAACGTGCTGCGCGCCTTCACCTTTCCGTTCGATGAGGTACGGGTGCTGATCGTGGGCCAGGATCCCTACCCGACACCCGGACACGCGGTGGGTTTGAGCTTCTCGGTGGCTCCCGACGTGCGTCCGCTGCCGCGGAGCCTGTCCAACATCTTCGACGAGTACTCGGCCGACCTGGGTCATCCGCGACCTGGCTGCGGCGATCTGACGCCGTGGGCGCAGCGCGGGGTGCTGCTGTTGAACAGGGTCCTGACGGTGCGGCCGAGCAACCCGGCCTCGCATCGCGGCAAGGGCTGGGAACCGGTCACCGAGTGCGCCATCCGCGCCCTGGTGGCCCGGTCGCGACCGCTGGTAGCGATCCTATGGGGCCGCGACGCGTCGACGCTCAAACCGATTCTGGCCGAGGGCAATTGCGTGGCGATCGAGTCGCCGCACCCGTCCCCGCTGTCCGCCTCGCGCGGATTCTTCGGCTCGCGCCCGTTCAGCCGCGCCAACGAGTTGCTCACCGGCATGGGAGCTGAACCGATCGACTGGCGGTTGCCCTAA
- a CDS encoding nuclear transport factor 2 family protein: MSDSAREITNLIYSYAELLDGGNLDAVAGLFTHGRICGVADGPPATVFEGPARVRHMYEMATRFYEDGTPKTRHHTTNVQLFVDEDAGTARSTSYYCVTQATPDLPLQVIVTGRYRDTFHRVDGAWWFDSRTMFVDQVGDVSQHLKF; this comes from the coding sequence ATGAGTGACAGCGCGCGAGAAATCACCAACCTGATCTACAGCTATGCCGAGCTGCTCGACGGCGGGAATCTGGACGCGGTGGCCGGTCTTTTCACCCACGGCCGCATCTGCGGCGTGGCGGACGGGCCGCCGGCTACGGTGTTCGAAGGGCCGGCCCGGGTGCGGCACATGTACGAGATGGCCACCCGATTCTACGAAGACGGCACGCCCAAGACCCGCCACCACACCACGAACGTGCAGTTGTTCGTCGACGAGGACGCGGGCACCGCGCGGAGCACCTCGTATTACTGCGTCACGCAAGCAACCCCGGATCTGCCCCTGCAGGTGATCGTCACCGGGCGTTACCGAGACACCTTTCACCGGGTCGACGGTGCCTGGTGGTTCGACAGCCGCACCATGTTCGTCGACCAGGTTGGCGACGTCAGCCAGCACCTGAAGTTCTGA
- the recG gene encoding ATP-dependent DNA helicase RecG produces MVSLQDRLDYLLGAKAADPLDEVFGIRTVDDLLRHYPRSYSEGAARWDSDDDRPETGQHITLVDTITDTHTFPMKKNPRRKCLRITVGSGRNKVTATFFNADYLSKDLTTGAKVMLSGEVGYFRNVMQLTHPDFLLLDAPGRRNRGSKALKSIADASRAVSGEVLMSEFERRFFPIYPASTKLQSWDIFSCVRQVLDVLEPVADPLPAELIAAHGLISEDEALRAIHLAEDEVDRRRARERLTFDEAVGLQWALVSRRHGELSQSGPSAPPRLDGLVAELLRRLPFELTAGQRETLGVLSDGLAATRPMNRLLQGEVGSGKTIVAVLAMLQMVDAGYQCALLAPTEVLAAQHLRSINDVLGPLAMAGQLGGADNATRAALLTGSMSAAQKNQVRADIASGQVGIVIGTHALLQDAVEFHNLGMVVVDEQHRFGVEQRDQLRAKAPAGITPHLLVMTATPIPRTVALTVYGDLETSTLRELPRGRQPITSNVIFVKEKPAWLDRAWQRIREEVAAGRQAYVVAPRIDESDESGKSAEEAHPTETAEGLFTRLRSGELATLRLGLMHGRLPAEEKDAAMAAFRAGEIDVLVCTTVIEVGVDVPNATVMLVMDADRFGISQLHQLRGRIGRGEHPSLCLLATWSSPASPAGRRLRAVAETMDGFALSELDLKERREGDVLGRNQSGRAIALRLLSLADHLAYLEAAREYCTKAYEENSNRPGLALLAAQFTDTDRIEYLDKS; encoded by the coding sequence GTGGTGTCGCTGCAAGATCGGTTGGACTACCTGCTGGGTGCCAAGGCCGCGGATCCCCTCGACGAGGTGTTCGGCATCCGCACCGTGGACGATCTGCTGCGCCACTACCCGCGCAGCTACTCCGAGGGCGCCGCCCGCTGGGATAGCGACGACGACCGGCCCGAAACGGGTCAGCACATCACCCTCGTCGACACGATCACCGATACCCACACGTTTCCCATGAAGAAGAACCCGAGGCGTAAATGCCTGCGCATCACCGTCGGCTCCGGGCGCAACAAGGTGACCGCGACGTTCTTCAACGCGGACTACCTGAGCAAGGACCTCACCACGGGGGCCAAGGTGATGCTTTCCGGGGAGGTCGGATATTTCCGAAACGTCATGCAGTTGACGCACCCGGACTTTCTCCTCCTCGACGCGCCCGGACGACGCAACCGCGGCAGTAAGGCGCTCAAGTCCATCGCCGACGCCTCCCGGGCCGTCAGCGGCGAGGTGTTGATGTCGGAGTTCGAGCGCCGCTTCTTCCCGATCTATCCGGCCAGCACCAAACTGCAGAGCTGGGACATCTTCTCCTGCGTGCGTCAAGTCCTCGACGTCCTCGAGCCCGTCGCGGACCCGCTGCCCGCCGAACTGATCGCCGCCCACGGCCTGATCTCCGAAGATGAGGCGCTGCGCGCCATTCATCTGGCCGAGGACGAGGTGGACCGCCGCCGCGCGCGGGAACGGCTGACCTTCGACGAAGCCGTCGGTCTGCAGTGGGCGCTGGTCTCGCGCCGGCATGGCGAGCTGTCGCAATCGGGACCGTCGGCGCCGCCACGCCTCGATGGGTTGGTAGCAGAACTGTTGCGCCGTTTACCGTTTGAGCTGACTGCGGGGCAACGTGAAACGCTCGGGGTGCTGTCCGACGGGCTCGCGGCGACGCGGCCGATGAATCGGCTGCTGCAGGGCGAGGTCGGCTCCGGCAAGACGATCGTTGCGGTGCTGGCGATGCTGCAGATGGTCGACGCGGGCTACCAGTGCGCCCTGCTGGCTCCCACCGAAGTCCTTGCGGCACAACATCTGCGGTCGATCAACGACGTGCTCGGCCCCCTGGCTATGGCCGGCCAGCTGGGCGGGGCAGACAACGCGACCCGGGCCGCGCTGCTGACCGGATCGATGTCCGCCGCGCAGAAGAATCAGGTCCGCGCCGACATCGCGAGCGGGCAGGTCGGCATCGTCATCGGCACGCACGCGCTGCTGCAGGACGCGGTGGAGTTTCACAACCTGGGCATGGTGGTGGTCGACGAGCAACACCGGTTCGGGGTGGAGCAACGGGATCAGTTGCGGGCCAAGGCTCCTGCGGGGATCACGCCACACCTGCTGGTGATGACGGCGACTCCGATCCCGCGCACGGTCGCGCTGACGGTCTACGGCGACCTGGAAACCTCGACGCTGCGCGAACTGCCGCGCGGGCGCCAGCCGATTACCAGCAACGTCATCTTCGTCAAGGAGAAACCCGCCTGGCTGGACCGCGCCTGGCAGCGCATCCGCGAGGAGGTCGCGGCCGGTCGGCAGGCCTACGTGGTGGCGCCGCGCATCGACGAGTCCGACGAGTCGGGGAAGAGCGCCGAGGAGGCGCACCCGACGGAAACCGCCGAGGGTCTGTTCACGCGGCTGCGCTCCGGTGAGCTGGCCACGCTGCGCCTCGGGCTGATGCATGGCCGGTTGCCTGCCGAGGAGAAGGACGCCGCGATGGCGGCCTTTCGGGCCGGCGAGATCGACGTGCTGGTGTGTACCACCGTCATCGAGGTCGGCGTCGACGTTCCCAACGCGACCGTGATGCTGGTGATGGACGCCGACCGGTTCGGGATCAGTCAGTTGCATCAGCTCAGGGGCCGCATCGGCCGCGGTGAGCATCCCAGCCTGTGCCTGCTGGCCACCTGGAGCTCGCCGGCCTCGCCGGCCGGCCGGCGACTGCGCGCCGTCGCCGAGACCATGGACGGTTTCGCCCTCTCCGAATTGGACCTCAAGGAGCGCCGTGAAGGAGATGTGTTGGGCCGCAATCAATCCGGGCGAGCGATCGCGCTGCGCCTGCTGTCGCTGGCCGACCACCTGGCCTACCTCGAAGCCGCGCGCGAGTATTGCACCAAGGCTTACGAAGAGAACAGCAACCGGCCCGGATTGGCTTTGCTGGCAGCGCAATTCACCGACACCGACCGCATCGAATACCTGGACAAGTCATGA
- the rpmB gene encoding 50S ribosomal protein L28, translating to MAAVCEICGKGPGFGKSVSHSHRRTSRRWDPNVQTVHVATRPGGNKKRVNACTSCIKAGKVVRA from the coding sequence ATGGCCGCTGTGTGCGAAATCTGCGGGAAAGGCCCCGGCTTCGGCAAGTCGGTGTCCCACTCCCACCGGCGCACCAGCCGGCGCTGGGACCCGAATGTTCAGACCGTGCACGTGGCGACTCGCCCGGGCGGCAACAAGAAGCGCGTCAACGCATGCACGTCCTGCATCAAGGCCGGCAAGGTCGTCAGGGCCTAG
- a CDS encoding DUF3515 domain-containing protein, with translation MMATSGTDPVANSDDLGGPPRGLLIAAVVVAVLAVGVVLGIAATRQAPPQPVALPGVQAPQAGSPACRALAAALPDRLGDYQRTPLAQPAPEGATAWRAKPDTEPVVLRCGLDRPIGFVVGSPIQVVDQVQWFEVAGEQQSAGAAGRSTWYTVDRPVYLALTLPMGSGPTPIQQVSEVIARTITAVPIDPAPPVQP, from the coding sequence ATGATGGCGACTTCGGGCACCGACCCGGTAGCGAACTCCGACGACCTGGGCGGGCCCCCGAGGGGACTGCTGATCGCCGCGGTGGTGGTCGCGGTGCTGGCGGTCGGCGTCGTGCTGGGGATCGCGGCGACCCGTCAGGCACCGCCGCAACCGGTCGCCCTGCCCGGCGTCCAGGCGCCGCAGGCCGGCAGCCCCGCATGCCGGGCGCTGGCAGCGGCGCTGCCGGACCGGCTCGGCGACTACCAGCGGACACCACTGGCCCAGCCGGCACCCGAGGGCGCCACTGCCTGGCGCGCCAAACCGGACACCGAACCGGTGGTACTGCGCTGCGGGCTCGACCGTCCCATCGGTTTCGTGGTGGGGTCCCCGATCCAGGTGGTCGATCAGGTCCAGTGGTTCGAGGTCGCCGGCGAACAGCAATCCGCCGGTGCCGCAGGCAGATCCACCTGGTACACCGTCGACCGGCCGGTCTATCTCGCGCTCACGCTGCCGATGGGGTCCGGGCCGACGCCGATTCAACAGGTTTCCGAGGTGATCGCCCGCACCATCACGGCCGTGCCCATCGATCCCGCTCCCCCGGTGCAGCCTTAG
- a CDS encoding mycofactocin-coupled SDR family oxidoreductase, with amino-acid sequence MGELDNRVAVITGAARGQGRSHAVALAEQGADIIAVDICADIDAIPYPLATKSDLEETVRLVEATGRKAVPGVADVRDPQQLQAAVRGGIDELGEIDIVIANAGVVAIGNDDTHDEPVFTSIVDTNLKGVWHTLLATVPSMVRKGLGGSIVMVSSSQGLTGRGGDGSAAMFAYAASKHGVVGLMRSAANAYAPHKIRVNSVHPAGVATPMIINEFVVNRMLEKPNPAVAQMLLPDVPLVEAQDVTEAVLWLVSPRARYVTGVSIPVDAGHIAM; translated from the coding sequence ATGGGCGAACTCGACAACAGGGTCGCCGTCATTACCGGCGCGGCCCGCGGCCAGGGCCGCAGCCACGCGGTGGCGCTCGCCGAACAGGGCGCCGACATCATCGCGGTGGACATCTGCGCCGACATCGACGCGATTCCCTATCCGCTGGCAACCAAATCGGACCTCGAGGAGACGGTGCGGCTGGTGGAAGCTACCGGCCGCAAGGCGGTGCCCGGGGTCGCCGATGTCCGCGACCCGCAACAGTTGCAGGCCGCGGTGCGCGGCGGGATCGACGAGCTCGGCGAGATCGACATCGTCATCGCCAACGCCGGGGTGGTGGCGATCGGCAACGACGACACGCACGACGAGCCGGTATTCACGTCGATCGTCGACACCAACCTCAAGGGCGTATGGCACACGCTGCTGGCCACGGTGCCGTCGATGGTCCGCAAGGGTCTCGGGGGATCGATCGTGATGGTCAGCTCCTCGCAGGGCCTCACCGGCCGCGGCGGCGATGGCAGCGCCGCGATGTTCGCCTACGCCGCGTCCAAACACGGCGTGGTGGGGTTGATGCGGTCGGCGGCCAATGCGTATGCGCCACACAAGATTCGGGTCAACTCGGTGCATCCGGCCGGCGTCGCGACTCCGATGATCATCAACGAATTCGTGGTCAACCGGATGCTCGAGAAGCCCAATCCGGCGGTGGCTCAGATGCTGCTACCCGATGTGCCGCTGGTCGAGGCGCAGGACGTGACGGAAGCAGTGCTGTGGTTGGTCAGTCCCCGCGCTCGCTATGTGACGGGCGTGTCGATACCCGTGGACGCCGGGCACATCGCGATGTAG
- a CDS encoding thiamine-phosphate kinase: MPDDPADAPSTLGQLGEFAVIDRLVRGRRQPAAVLVGPGDDAAVLTFGDGRTLVSTDMLVAGRHFRLDWSTPRDVGRKAIAQNAADIEAMGGRTTAFVVGLGAPAETPTAEVEALADGMWEEATRIGAGIAGGDLVSSPHWVLSIAVLGDLNGRSPVLRSGAQPGAVLAVAGELGRSAAGYALWHKGIGGFEQLRSRHLVPEPPYGQGAVAAAHGAQAMIDVSDGLIADLQHVAQASGVGIDLSTAALAPDRDALSAAAATVDEDPYSWVLGGGEDHALAACFAGPLPPGWRVIGRVLDGPARVLVDGAPWQGYPGWQSFQD; this comes from the coding sequence ATGCCCGACGATCCCGCGGACGCGCCGTCCACGTTGGGGCAGCTCGGCGAGTTCGCCGTGATCGACCGGCTGGTTCGTGGTCGCCGTCAACCCGCAGCGGTGCTGGTGGGACCCGGCGACGACGCGGCGGTGCTGACCTTCGGCGACGGTCGAACGCTGGTGTCGACCGACATGCTGGTCGCCGGCCGGCATTTCCGGCTGGACTGGTCGACCCCGCGTGACGTCGGTCGTAAGGCCATCGCGCAGAACGCCGCCGACATCGAAGCCATGGGCGGCCGGACCACGGCGTTCGTGGTCGGCCTCGGCGCGCCCGCCGAGACGCCGACGGCGGAGGTGGAGGCGCTGGCCGACGGAATGTGGGAAGAGGCAACGCGAATCGGCGCCGGCATCGCCGGCGGTGATCTGGTCAGCTCCCCGCACTGGGTGCTCTCGATTGCGGTGCTGGGCGATCTGAACGGCCGGTCCCCGGTGCTGCGGTCCGGTGCCCAACCGGGGGCCGTGCTTGCCGTCGCCGGCGAGTTGGGGCGTTCAGCGGCAGGATATGCATTGTGGCACAAAGGTATTGGCGGGTTCGAGCAGTTACGGTCCCGTCATCTGGTGCCGGAACCACCCTACGGTCAGGGCGCGGTGGCCGCCGCGCACGGTGCGCAGGCCATGATCGACGTCTCCGACGGCCTGATCGCCGACCTGCAGCACGTCGCGCAGGCGTCGGGTGTGGGTATCGACCTGTCCACCGCGGCACTGGCCCCCGACCGCGACGCGCTCAGCGCGGCCGCGGCCACCGTGGATGAAGATCCTTACTCGTGGGTGCTGGGCGGTGGCGAAGACCACGCTCTGGCTGCGTGTTTCGCGGGTCCGCTGCCACCGGGGTGGCGTGTCATCGGGCGGGTGCTCGACGGCCCGGCCCGGGTGCTGGTCGACGGTGCGCCGTGGCAGGGATACCCGGGCTGGCAGTCGTTCCAGGACTAG
- a CDS encoding aldo/keto reductase, translating to MTGDSSAAVPSIALNDENTMPVLGLGVADLSEEQTERAVTAALEVGCRLIDTASAYGNEAAVGRAIAASGIPRAEIFVTSKLATSDQGFKGAEDACVASVERLGLDYVDLYLIHWPAPALGKYVDSFGGLLQARGKGHTRSIGVSNFTQEYLEMVIDLVFTTPAVNQIELHPLLNQADMRKVNAQHNVVTQSYTPLALGRLMDNPTVASVAGEYGKTPAQVLLRWNVQLGNAVVFRSTSAEHIAGNLDVFDFELAAEHMDAINALHDGTRLRPDPETYDGT from the coding sequence TTGACTGGCGACTCGAGCGCCGCCGTACCCTCGATTGCTCTCAATGACGAAAACACGATGCCGGTGCTGGGCCTCGGCGTCGCGGATTTGTCAGAAGAGCAGACCGAGCGCGCCGTAACAGCGGCGCTGGAGGTCGGCTGCCGACTGATCGACACCGCCTCGGCCTACGGCAACGAGGCCGCCGTCGGCCGCGCCATCGCCGCCTCCGGAATCCCCCGCGCGGAGATCTTCGTGACCAGCAAGCTGGCCACCTCCGATCAGGGCTTCAAGGGCGCCGAGGATGCCTGCGTCGCCAGCGTGGAGCGGCTGGGCCTGGACTACGTCGACCTCTACCTGATCCACTGGCCGGCCCCGGCGCTGGGCAAGTACGTGGATTCCTTCGGCGGGTTGCTGCAGGCCCGCGGTAAAGGACACACCCGTTCGATCGGTGTCTCCAACTTCACCCAGGAGTACCTGGAGATGGTGATCGACCTGGTCTTCACCACGCCGGCGGTCAACCAGATCGAGCTGCATCCCCTGCTCAACCAGGCCGACATGCGCAAGGTAAACGCTCAGCACAATGTCGTGACGCAGTCTTACACCCCGCTGGCGCTGGGCAGGCTGATGGACAACCCGACCGTGGCCTCGGTGGCCGGCGAATACGGCAAGACACCCGCGCAGGTGCTGCTGCGGTGGAATGTACAACTGGGGAACGCGGTCGTCTTTCGGTCGACCTCCGCCGAGCACATTGCCGGGAACCTGGACGTGTTCGACTTCGAGCTGGCCGCCGAACACATGGACGCGATCAACGCCCTGCACGACGGCACCCGGCTGCGCCCGGATCCGGAAACCTACGACGGCACCTGA